GTTGCGATCGATGCGCCGCAAGCCGTCAGCGCCGTGGTCGGCGTAACGCCGGTGCCAGCCGGCGGGGTGCCGTTGCCGCCGGAGGTCTTGGCGATCTTCAAAGCCGCAGCCACGGACGACCGCGCAGCCGCCGGTGTCGTCGAAGGCTCGCTGGGCAACCGCCTGACGCCGGCGCTGACAGGAATGATCCTGAGGCATACGCATGGCACCGTTGCGCCCGAAGTCTTCTCCGCCTATCTGCATGCGTTCACCGCGACAGACTTTTCCGGCGAATGCGCGGCGTACCAAGGCCCGCTGCTGGTCCTGATCGGCCAGCACGACCAGGGCGTGAGCGACGAATTCGTGCGCGCCACGTTCCCCCGGCTCTACCCGCAAGCGGTGCTGCAGGTCCTGCCCAATGCCGGCCACTACCCGATGGTGGAGACGCCGGCACACCTGGTTGCAGTGATCGAGGCGTTCCTGACGCAACCATGACCCTGGACGAAGCCGCCGGGCCTGCGCTGTCGGGCGCGGGCTTGGTCCGGCGCGCCGCGGTGATCCTGCGCACGCTTGCCACCGTGGGCAACCAGGGCGCGCCGCTCACCAGCCTGGCCTATGCGGTCGGCCTGCCCAACGCGACGCTGCACCGCTTGCTCAGGCAATTGATCGAAGAGCGGCTGGCCATGCAGATCGAGGGCAGCCGGCGCTACGCGCTCGGGCCGCTGGCCTACGAGATCGGTCTGGCGGCAGCGCGGCAGTTCGACATGCGCAGCCTGTTCAGTCCGGTGCTGACCGAACTGGCCGCGCAGACCGGCGAGACGGTCTACCTCATTCTTCGCAGCGGCGACGAGGCCGTGTGCATCGACATCGTCGAGGGCCCGTCGCCCGTGCGCATCGCCCGGCTGCGGGTCGGCAGCCGGCGTCCCCTGGGGCTGGGCGCCGGCGGCCTGGCAATCTTGGCCGCGT
The sequence above is a segment of the Variovorax terrae genome. Coding sequences within it:
- a CDS encoding alpha/beta fold hydrolase, which produces MKNNTSMKERESMIAYERFGNGPSCVFVLHGWFGDHGIWKSTYPLLDGERFSYVFVDYRGYGASRNLPGPHSMAQISADVRELAAHLGWARYAVVGHSMGGMAAQRVAIDAPQAVSAVVGVTPVPAGGVPLPPEVLAIFKAAATDDRAAAGVVEGSLGNRLTPALTGMILRHTHGTVAPEVFSAYLHAFTATDFSGECAAYQGPLLVLIGQHDQGVSDEFVRATFPRLYPQAVLQVLPNAGHYPMVETPAHLVAVIEAFLTQP
- a CDS encoding IclR family transcriptional regulator; this encodes MTLDEAAGPALSGAGLVRRAAVILRTLATVGNQGAPLTSLAYAVGLPNATLHRLLRQLIEERLAMQIEGSRRYALGPLAYEIGLAAARQFDMRSLFSPVLTELAAQTGETVYLILRSGDEAVCIDIVEGPSPVRIARLRVGSRRPLGLGAGGLAILAALTADEADRVLRTVAATIEREWGLSEAFLRKSLQDAQRDGYALIRNRISAGVTAVGRSFSDGLGRVFGAVSVAAVNERMGPAAVAGFHAPLARACAALETTLRRRSWPLVDS